A window of Fusarium oxysporum Fo47 chromosome II, complete sequence genomic DNA:
ATGTCGGAAGGCTAACAGTCCGAGACTACGAATTGCTCGAAATGGCCATTTCTTGATTCCTCTGCGATTCAGGACCTCGCAGCTGCACTAACAGGTCCAAGATAGTGCAGCTTTTCAAAGTCCCCGTGCCAAGCTTTATTTTCTGCTCGTGTGCCTTGCGTTTCCTTGCTCAACTTGAAGTCCAGGGTTTCAGTACCGTTCTTGACCAAGCTCGAAATAGCATCTCATCGGCCCGCAGGGGTTGCAGTGAAGCCAGGGTAGGTATTTTACGGCATACAGAAATGGGAATGGAAATGGAAGTGAGAAAAACATGTCCCAGCCTGCTGGCCTGTCGCCCGCTGCAAAAGCTGACATGCAGCAATCATGAGGCTGTCATGTCGTTGGCTTTTCCCTTTTCTTGGCATGAGATGTGAGACAAAAAATGAACCCCTTGTCTTGCCTTGCATCTCAGGTAGAATGCACTGAATGTCACTTTGTCTTGGAAAATAGGCAATAGGCAGAGACAATTGATCATTCTGACAAGGCTACAAGACAATCAACGTCGGAGTTGTTCTCATCCGTGATGGATAATGAGACTTAACTCACCGGTCTAGATCCGACCCCCCAAACTTCATTCAAGGCGTTCGCTCGGCATGTCGTCCGTTTAAAGCAAAAGCGGCATCGACGGATCTGAAGGTTATAGCAGCAAACATCCCGAGGCCGAACAGTCCAAAGGATATAACACTTTTCGTGATTCCGTAGACTCTGAGTAGTTCCGTCTTAATGCCGATTAACCGTCAAATTATCGAACCCCTATGCACAACAACGTCGTGATGTTATCGCCGTCCTCAATTCTCAGTCTTCTCATGCAGCAAATGAGCCTTTTTTtatcctttctttttttaacCATCTTACACACCCACCCCCGACATTTCCGTACATGTACACATTCATCCGTCTAACCAGAAAACGGTTGCGCCCATGAGCTATGCAGCCATATGTCATAGGTCCCCGCGCGCCAACTCCAACGCGAGTTAGCTTCACCTCGAGTGCCGCAAGGGATGACGTTTTGTCATGCGTCAAGGGTTTTCTTTGCTCCCTTTATTAACAAGGTCAGAGCGGTGACAGGAGCCACACCGAAatggaaaaaaaaaaaaaaaaaaaaaaaaaaaccacaAGAAAAATGCTTAAGTCATGACCCAGAATGTTGGAAGGGgagaacaaaaagaaagaaatggaCCTCATGTTGGTTTTTCTGGTGGAGAACTAAACGCACGGGAGATCATCACAAAAGATCAGATATTCTCCATTTGAGGCTCAAGATCCCCGAGATCCCAAACTCAAAAGTAGTAAAAACAAGCACGTATTTAGAAACAGAACAACAAGAACATGGATTAAAGGGGTTCTTTTTCCCTTCCGTGCAATTCCCTTGCACAAACACGTACACACCATCAAAACATGCATCTTCCTGCAAAGATCCTGCGAATGCCCTCACTCGAGAAAGACCCACCCCCTTTCGTCATCCCGCCCTCTGACCTCATCGTGCAGGCCACCACGGCATGACGTTACGTTATCGAGCAGACCCAAAAACAGGGCGGTCTATTAAAAACAACACTGACATGGGTGCGTGACGTCGCTTGTGAGGGGAAAAACTGTCAAACGGTTTGCTTTTGCGGTATTTGACTGGGCTATTTTGGCGAAACGGTTACCAAGCGGGAATAGACTGAGGTGTGTGGGATGATGCACATGAAGATCAGAAAACCCTTACGATGAGCGAAACGGTGATGCTGTGGTGTATATGTAACTCGACTTATTTTGAGCATTATAGGACTGTCTTGTGCACCTGGCGGTCAATGGGGGAGCTTCTATGCTGCTTCTAAGAATATTCGATTTCTGATTACCGATATTGTCTTCTCGGTTACATACCAAGGTGTTTTCATGCATGTTCACAACAAGGCTACTCCAACGCCTTACTCCTAGTTCCTACAGCCCATAATTACAAAGTTAGACATGCAAACGTCTTATATCCGAACATCATGTTTCCGTAAACCAACAACCGTAAAGCAATCAACCCTCCATTCTCACATCCGTCTCCCTTCCGAGATTCTTTAGTAGGAAGCTGCGCTTGAAGTACTCGTTGGGATGGACAATGGTCTCGAGCTGTTGTTGTGTCATTACACCCTCATCCTTGGCCTTTTTGATCTCTTGCTTGTGCAGATGCTCAAATACACTGCGATCGCAATTAGTATATAGGTTATTCGAGGAATCAGCATAGACTTACCGATTGCACGCCATGTGGAACTTTTGCTTATCCTTATCCTCTTTAACGCCCTGAAGAACAGAGCGATCATTAACACCCATAGCTTGGACAAGTGCTGAGAGGTTCTCCATGTTGAAGTGTCGATATGGGCATCCGTGGGCCTCGCCGGGACCAGGAGGATGTTCGGTCAGGATCTTCTGACAACTAAATGGACTGTAACCACCTCCCCTTCGATTCGAGTCAccgccaacatcaccatAAACGTGACGGATATTGTAACGGTATTCCTTGTTGAACTTGTCATCTGTGATCTTGTGGAAGCTCTTTCTCCAGAATACAAGACACTCCTCCAGGTTGAGGCCAATACCCTTGAGGAAGAGCGAGTACTGTAGTCGACCATAGTGCTTGAGATGAGCGTCTCGACGTAGTGAGCGGTGCAAGTGGGACATGCAGGCTGGGAAGTGTTGGGATAAGTTGTCGATGTTGGCAGCGCTGATCTCGGCACCGGGCACAGCGGCTGTGCTGGACATGTAGGATGCATCGGGGGTGATGAAATTCTTGGAAAGATGGTTGAGGATGGGTGTGAGTCGGTCGTCCTCGTCAAGTCGAGGAAGAGCACGGGCAGTCAACTATACACTGTCAGTTCAGACCTTGGCATGGAGTAATCAGTTGCTGTACCTCAAGTTGTCGCTCCAGTCGCGAGCTGAACTCCGAAACCACCATGCCAGCCTGTTCTCGGCCTGGCACAAATGCCTTTCCAGCCTTCAAGAACACTCTTCGGCTCTCAATTAGCTCGGGAACTCGTTCCCAGTC
This region includes:
- a CDS encoding eukaryotic and archaeal DNA primase, large subunit-domain-containing protein, with translation MLRQDFNRIDPKRRNVVDHRKKQFAAPTYKDLDYPHRLNFYTDPPTADITLEQFEQWAIDRLRVLAELEACSFRNKTPAETATHMKPILKKHLHLEANSSGSKKIFEQRQKDHYSHFILRLAFSSTEDLRRRFTRVETMLFRLRLNDDDLAERSAFVKTLGLDWCEDVTDEDRREYAAELAAFASNRKGENDDDTWFKVDWERVPELIESRRVFLKAGKAFVPGREQAGMVVSEFSSRLERQLELTARALPRLDEDDRLTPILNHLSKNFITPDASYMSSTAAVPGAEISAANIDNLSQHFPACMSHLHRSLRRDAHLKHYGRLQYSLFLKGIGLNLEECLVFWRKSFHKITDDKFNKEYRYNIRHVYGDVGGDSNRRGGGYSPFSCQKILTEHPPGPGEAHGCPYRHFNMENLSALVQAMGVNDRSVLQGVKEDKDKQKFHMACNRVFEHLHKQEIKKAKDEGVMTQQQLETIVHPNEYFKRSFLLKNLGRETDVRMEG